The DNA segment ACGGAGACTGTGAAAAACTTAAGTGTACCTTCTGTTCAGAACTTACCTAGAAAATGGCAAAAATGTTTGCGGAAATATTTCtcttacattttttattattatataagccACCACTGACCTCTAGTTCCTCAGGCACTGTCCTGAGGAATTAGACAAAGtttatgaaatgaatgaaCCAAGTAACTTGCTATGAAGGACCGTGGTGGCGAAAGAGTAAACTACTAGTAAACATCGCAGAAACTAATATAAACATCATTTTATGTTCAAATTTTGATTACTTATGTGTAGCCGCGTAGAAAGCTAAACTGACTGTGGAAACTGCATTTCCATTGAGGAAAATATTAAGTTTATGGGCCATTACCACACGTTTGCGCGGCTTGTGAAATTCCATTCCTCCACCTACGAGTGTTTATGGTTGTAAGTGTGAATGAAGCGTTATGTAAGGGAGGCGTATGTTAGgttttatgtacctaggtagttaGTAAATGAGTGAAAACATcgcaaaataaaatcaattgaaACCAATCAATTGAACCCTCAATGAAACGCTCACTGAGCGTTATATTCAAacatattttagtatttttccATAAATTAAGCAAACATATTTGAAATCTCTTACAATGGTTTTGTAATTGAATCACGCGatttatatttgttacttGTTAATCAAATCATCAGAGTAGTTGATATGTAGGCAGCcctatattattaagtaacaGTACATTTTGATCTCCACAATTAACAATTACTGCGGTTgtcaaaacaatattaattatttagatacgttagttatatttaagctttcatagctaggtaggtaattattatttcataagcAGCAACCGTTCAGAAGTCAAGGcgtattacaataattaattaagcaTCCATCTTACCGCGCTGGCATTTCGTTTGAAAAGGAGATTTGATTGCCTATACTTATTTGTATAGCTTTTAATATGAATATATCTGTTAAATTACTATAAGTAATTGAAAAATCTCAAACTTAAGAAATAACCATTGAATCCTTAATTCGTTATTAACTTTACTcaattttgtgtattttttaaacgCAAGCTACTCCGTCACTTCTCTATGATCAAGTTTTTGAGAGTTTTAACCAAGAAATATGTACGGATCTGTGTTTTTTTAACCTATTTGAGGTCATTGTACCTaccatttataaatttactcTAGGTTTACCAAAAACAAGCGAATGAGAGCTGTTATGTTTGTGATTATTGCAGAAGCGCAGCGCTCCGTAACTTCGTTTTTCATGATCAcacatttaaacataaaaagaaGGATGGTAGTCGCCGTACCGCCAATTTTTTGGAGTGTTTCAGAACCATGTTTTTATCACGTCATTTTCATAGCGGTACAAAACGTCCTTAGAAGGCTGCCGTTCTCCTTTCCTACATAAGTTAGAGTAACCCGCATCGTACAGCTCGCGCGAAGAGTTCAAAGGTGCCTGCCTAGTTATTGCGGTCGGTTATATCTTTGTGGCAATCAAAACTGTTCTTATTTCAAAGTCTAATTTCGACCAATAATAACACAGCGCAGTGTCGAGTCTAACGCTCGGGGCGGCGCCAGCTCTCATAATCTTCATAATTGCGACCACTTTGTTCTAGTGATGGGTCAGGATGAGGTTGCATTGCGGACGGTATCGCTTTATCTGATCATCTTGAGATCTGTTTAGATAAAAAGTGCCGTAAATACTGATTGATGGATTTCTTTACAGACAAAATAGgaaaatcaataaatttagTAACACAAAAACTTGCTTCTTTTATTAAGCCATTGTGTCTCACTTCTGGGCATAGGTCTCTCCCTGGTTCCTCCACTTATCCCTGTCAATGGTCTCCTCATTACGGTTCCTACAAAATACGAAACTTACcttcttattaaaaaaactgactAAAATGCAGTTATTACAGCCGAACAGTTAGATACAGTTATAAACACTACCTAATCTACATACTTGTAAAACTCGTGATCCGTTAGGCCACACGCGTTCCAAGCAGATCATTGCACAATGCAGCGGCGCCAGTGAGTTGTCGGCATCTCTGACGCGCCGGCAGGTACCTACGCAccatttatcattattaacaTGTGACAGACAACCTGTAATTTTGAACTCAATCTTACATATTAGGCACGTATGTAGCCTTTTGGAGCGGTGATGTAGGGGTATAGAAAAAGATTTTGATAATAGAATGTACAATCAATTGGGCCTTACTATTACATGTTGTAATAAATCTTTAGTGGTGATATTAAATGAATACGTTAAAGGAATAGAAGTGGTGAAACATAACTTGACATTAGAAGATTAGCAAAGTATTCTACTAAACTTTGGTTTAGATCTGCTGAAAGAGCTAATATTTGAATCGTGACTTAATGATCTGATAGGAACCGGATTGTATTCTGTGAATTTCCAatactttacatatttttggaGCTATATTACTTACGTACATTATGTAAACTTTCGTTGTCACAAAGAATCGATACAATTTTACGTTTTCAAAAATAGTCTTATCTGATCACCTTTAGGATCGCGATCGTGTGAAACGCACCGTTTACACTGTGGATCCTCACGCCCGCTGCTCACGACACTGAAGTGGCAGCGCAGCTATCACTGAACACTTAAACACTTAGCATAATCACAGATCACACTTATCTGCTGCTAGTTTCAAACAACGGCTACAATGCATAGCAATAGGCAGTAActgcggggtcactctatatgacgaaaaactaaatttggAACGCTgttgcgcgagccacgactctatctctttgtataaaacgtgccgattgcacaaCAGCCGTCGCGTcgtcgttcgttcgtttttcgtcagtatagagaaAACCTCCACTAACCTTTTTATTCACtatttaacataaattaatttgtaaggAATCATGCGTCCTGTTTTCCGTTTTGATTATTAAGTAGCCTAGAATGAATGCAttcgtacctacttatttcaaaaagtgtgaacaagcattttctaccaacaAGTCTACACTGAAAGTGCTTTACATGTTATTTCTTTGAACGTTGAATGCGCCCTAATGTTACGACTGTAGAGCTCCGTTAAATCGTTCAACATAACTGGGTAATTATGAGGTTTAATGAGcttaatgtatttataaatgtagcCACCACATAAACACTAATTAGCATAAAGCAGTAATTGCCTTTAATTAGCCAAGAGATGTGTTAATTTAGACACGGGTTGAGCTTAAAGGGAATAATTTCCGCAACATTGTGAAAAGAGCTTTTAAGTATATCGAAGTTTTGTTTGCAATTCTTTGATTAAATAACGTAAACGATAGGTTAGACTATAACTTTCGGAGAAAAACTTCAATTTCGTTTTTCTTCACCAAGTCACTAAGAATCTTCATTCTGTCGTCGACTTACTTTGTCTAAGTATACTCTAGGGTCCATTCTAGAGACCTAGAATGGACTCTAGGTCCTGTACCTATATACGTAGGTACAGGCTGAAAATGACAATATCTGCTAATATGCAATTATAATTCTTGTAAGGATCAATTCTGATTAATGTCGTTCAAGCAATAAGAATGGGAATCAGTCAATCTCATTGACATCTACTAGAGGTTCTCAAAGATGCAAAGATCGTCTTTTGTCAGATgttaccaactgtcaaaatttATTAGTGCTTTTGTACCAGTGGCATCAAAGGGCGTGCGTTAATGCCTATAAACATGACATGTGACGAAGGCTGAACAGCTGAAGACACAATTAATGATGATTTTATGTTCAACCAGTTGCCAGAGGGCAAATAGGACAAAGCACATGAAATACCAAACCAATTGTTTTGTATGATTGCAAAACCTATTAAAAGTGTCCTCGTTATTTAAAACAGATAAAAATTACGGGAACTGAACAggtatattacctatattagaAGTGGGTACGTAAAATGTGTGTTAAGGGTAAGCGACATGTTTtcgtgtgcaataaagtgcattaaaattttaaaacagtttaaatacctatatctGCAATGCAAAATATTCTCCCACACTCACACAAGCTTAAACACTTGACCGAATTCCACAGTCACCGAATTACAAGCACCTACCTACCACGTATTGTAATGAAGTAACAAAAAACCAAGTCTATCGCCTCGAAGACATCAGTAGTCCCGAGGGGTCACGGGTCAAGCGCATGATCTCAGCTGAAGACCGAACCTTGTCGTACGGAAAGTGAAAATAGTGTTTCGTAATACTTGGTGCTGGTTCTGCGGgcatattgtttgtatttagttGGATATGGTTGTAAGATTAAgctatgaaatatttattagttgTAGAGTTTTATCCGGCTTCCTTAGACCTTCAGGAGGTAGTTATCGGTTTTGTGTTTCAAATAATTCAAGAAATACTTCTATCTACCAACCTTCGCCTTCGTCTTCAGTTATTGGGTGTACAGGACAGTGGGattaaatacactcacgggcaatgaaaaggtatcactgagaaaagcacctaattacttctaaacggaaaaggttagctctgcaacattgaagtacatgagcatcaggatattaccaactaaaatcggtaatattttgttctaattttaaattaaatctttgaaaaaattggggttgtttgtTGTCAGAATTttctgagtggaactttttcattgcccggcagtgtagtTATATTATCTATAACCGTTATACGTCATAATTAAAGGTTTCATAAGTTTTTGTTTAAGTTTCTGACTATCTCCTAATTAAATAGTTGCAAAATGCCACAAATGAACTTGTATTTACCAACTTATTGAGTTAGCTGAGCAAGACTTATCATTAAATGTTCACGACTCACGAACCTAATTTAGTGAGTTTGGTTTCTTTTGTCTTGTAATTATCTTATTACTTGTAggtcaatttaatttataatatcttTGTAGGtctattttatgtaacttttaaagttataggtaggtatctatgGGAGCTTCGTTCATTACATAGATGTATAGGAATtgcatatacctatatacatttaagtatatataacGAGCTCCTGATCAAACTGGGTCtgataaacaaaattatttgaaatacATCGCAAAGCGGCGGTGGTCTTGTACAACTAATACCTCTTTAGACCCACAAATCATGATATCACTTGAATGCATATCTTTCCATTCTCCCATGAATCCACAACttataataacaatcattATTATACAAGACTGCACAGGCCAATTAGGTACGCCTACTTAACTTGCAAAGAAAATTACCCAAAAACGTCCTTATTCGGATTTCATAATGGTCCTTGAATCAGGATATGCTTATTAAAAGGCACTGCAATTTGCtaatcttaaaatattatcttgCCTTTTGGAGAATGAGAGTCATATATGTTTCGTATGAAAATAAGTCAGCATAACTTTCATcaggatataatatatatatttttaaataacttctacctacttactaaataCTAGGTACAAGACCATCGTGGGTGGTCAAAAGCTCATCTCAACTGTTGTCTACATACGACATACGGTAAACACGTGGGTGTGTCcaatttgacacactgaagaAGCCATTACGTAACTACTAGCAATAATAAAAGTCAATTTCTCGCATCAAGAATGTCAGTACATCCTTGTTGAGAGGCCTGGAGAGAAAGCCTGTGTGAATCTGCCCAGTTTTGCAACCGTAGCTCGTCAATACACAGATAATTACTCTTTTGCcatgtattttttctgtatGCCTCGGGTGACAAGGGTCACAATGGCTAGTGATTGAATGTTCAAGCAATTTGCaagcaataaaatgtaatcCCCAAGAGTAGCCGGCTTTGCGGTTGTCACAAGTGCGTGAAGTGAACGCAATGACTTGCAGTTTTTGTAAAGATTAATCTTTGttcttttcataattttaagttttaattctTTAATTGCCGTCAGCTTACGGTTAATTGTATAATGTTGTGTTGACGGCGAGCTAAGTAGACCGGACATGATGAGAATGAGTTATTCGTAACTTTGAATGGAGTtcagtatacttacctacctagttatcTACCTTTTGTCGTATGTCAATGAGCATCATTAAATTAAGTTCGCACACATAACAGTCGcaattacattacattactaaAGTTGCAATTAGATACTGAAACAAGAAATACGTAAATGTAGTTAAAACTGAatctattttgtaaattataccAAACTAGGACTATAGCATAGAATATTTAGTAATTTAATAGACTTTatctaagtatataaaatgatttttcCATCCAACTGCATGAATAGTTACATCGTTTATAATCTTactatacttaagtaattcaTATTGCCGATTTGACAACGACATCGACATAGCAGAAAGACCTGCCGTGCTGCCTCCAAATATACACACCAGTACCTCCTCAGAGGATGATTGATAGCCAACAACAGTTACTTCGTAGATAAGATCTACACATTGTCATAACTCACTAACAAAAAGCTGTTTGATTAAAACAGCTCCATTGTGTTGCCAACGTTGTATCAATGTTGCAACACTATAGCGCGTGCTAAACACTTCTTAATCAAACTCTATACTCTAGTAGGTTCAAGACAAACGCCCATTTTCATTCAtacctagtaggtatatattgcGGTTGGTTGAAAGAAACAATCGATATCGACGCgataaaatagaaaaatgaCACAGTAAAATTTGACAAGTTATACGTAAATCGAACTCTATACTTAACTACACGCTTAAATTTtcaaacatacttaaatacttacgcACACCTTATTACTTACTACattaagtacaaaataaaatctatCCCATGACGAATTAGCCACTGTTGCGACATTAACGCAAAATCTAGATTCAACGTACGCAAAATAGTGAGATAACGAAAACAGTCATACGTTCACATCCAGTCGGTAGCGAATGAGATGTGCGTTGTGTAAGTGGCTCGAAAGAAAACCACCATTGTTTCGCATTACATGAACTATGTAACGAATGCGTCAAAAAACTTATGATCGTGGTAAAACCGGAGCTTCTGTACCGTAATCTGTGTAGGGAGACATTACAAGTTGCTCTTTATGgctttattttacttacattatgTTCACGTTGTTGCTAAAgccaaatataattttagttataGCCCTTTTATAAATTCTTTGCCTAATCTACATACAGTGCCCTACAAACTAAACAACTACTTATTTCATAACTCATAATAACTTCCGAGTAAAGTGTCTTTGGACATACAAATTGTGAGCATAACTCATAATAACTTCCAATAAAGTCTCTAATGCCATAATAAAAATTGACCATATTTTTCTCAAATTCCAGATATCGTTAGTGCTGGTCGCAgcgctggccgccgccgccgcgcagaCCGCGCCGAGCCTCGCCGAGAGCATCAACGAGATCAAGCCTCCCTCGTCCGTCCGCCTCGACCCCTACATCCGGAGAGCCCTGCTCAAGGCTCTCAGTGAACTCGAAGAGAGCGACAAAATCACCACCGACTTCACCAGCACTGATGGAAGCACCGACGGGTCTACGTACGGCACCGAAACCACAGACACGCACAAAACTACTGACTACAACACCGAGTCCATACCCACTGAAACATCCAAAGAGGGCATTCAGATTCACTCGTTCATTGTCAACGGTCAGGCGGCATTCGCCAACACTACGCCCAACGATGTACCGACGTACATCAATGACAATATTTCGATTCTGAGCACAACCTCCGTCAATGTAGATCAAGTCACATCCACTCTTCCGACCAACTCGCCCTTCAATGAAATATTCCAGACCAGCCAAACTGGGGTAAACCTTCAACAGACTAGAAGCGTGGGTAAAAACTCGAACAGTAACAATGATATCGGAGGTGCAGCTAAAACGACAACAAATGCTGTGAGTACGACGCGGGTGACTCGACCCACGACCACCTCTACCACGACCACGACCACGACTACCACCACCACGCCCAAGCCGACGCACAACGACGACGGACAGAACATAGAAGAAGTGAACAAGAAAGACGTTCAAGTGTTCCAAGCTCCCCTAGTGGCCGCCTTTACTGTTCATCAGGACGCTAACGGGCTACCTAAGAAAGTAGTACCACTTTTGCCAGCTGATGGccgacaaactttaaaacCACAACAAGTCCTCCCTCTGTCTATCCCTcaaaacaacaataacaatttcagACAGCAAAACATCAACAACAACATCAGACAGGAAGTAAGGCAACAAGAGTTCAGACAGCAGGATTTAAGACAGCAAGAGATTATTCAACAACAGCTGACTCTACAGAAACAGCTTGAGGAGAAACAGAGGTTCCTTGAGGAGCAACTGAGGATCTTACAGCAACAGCAGAGACAACAAGAGGAACTTCTAAGGAAGCAGCAGTACTTACTCCAACAAAAAGAGATTGAAAGGCAACAGCAGTTCGAACAATTCTCGAACCACAACCAACTGAAAAGACAAGAATCTTTCGACAAGCAAAGGATCCAAAATAAC comes from the Plutella xylostella chromosome 9, ilPluXylo3.1, whole genome shotgun sequence genome and includes:
- the LOC105391779 gene encoding transcription factor SPT20 homolog isoform X2, which translates into the protein MRSLTISLVLVAALAAAAAQTAPSLAESINEIKPPSSVRLDPYIRRALLKALSELEESDKITTDFTSTDGSTDGSTYGTETTDTHKTTDYNTESIPTETSKEGIQIHSFIVNGQAAFANTTPNDVPTYINDNISILSTTSVNVDQVTSTLPTNSPFNEIFQTSQTGVNLQQTRSVGKNSNSNNDIGGAAKTTTNAVSTTRVTRPTTTSTTTTTTTTTTTPKPTHNDDGQNIEEVNKKDVQVFQAPLVAAFTVHQDANGLPKKVVPLLPADGRQTLKPQQVLPLSIPQNNNNNFRQQNINNNIRQEVRQQEFRQQDLRQQEIIQQQLTLQKQLEEKQRFLEEQLRILQQQQRQQEELLRKQQYLLQQKEIERQQQFEQFSNHNQLKRQESFDKQRIQNNQAANNFQFQNFQKNVPNQSPVQNNSVRPQTQQVSIQQSVAVPFPNNGAGVQQTNNLGNQQQLPNREAVDFLITLRSQQSEQFPLQDNHLPQGISNFLQPTPVFGQAQNFQQNFNQIRPAENGGRQSNRVFRQESGVGNFGFNQNQNQNYQRFNTFVPIQSPRFFGSNRQNQGNPNSDLQQLLYQTGLNGRNHEDLNIVTKVLSLNHGVPFNNNISNRLPFDSRRHSRTN
- the LOC105391779 gene encoding transcription factor SPT20 homolog isoform X1; translation: MRSLTVSLVLVAALAAAAAQTAPSLAESINEIKPPSSVRLDPYIRRALLKALSELEESDKITTDFTSTDGSTDGSTYGTETTDTHKTTDYNTESIPTETSKEGIQIHSFIVNGQAAFANTTPNDVPTYINDNISILSTTSVNVDQVTSTLPTNSPFNEIFQTSQTGVNLQQTRSVGKNSNSNNDIGGAAKTTTNAVSTTRVTRPTTTSTTTTTTTTTTTPKPTHNDDGQNIEEVNKKDVQVFQAPLVAAFTVHQDANGLPKKVVPLLPADGRQTLKPQQVLPLSIPQNNNNNFRQQNINNNIRQEVRQQEFRQQDLRQQEIIQQQLTLQKQLEEKQRFLEEQLRILQQQQRQQEELLRKQQYLLQQKEIERQQQFEQFSNHNQLKRQESFDKQRIQNNQAANNFQFQNFQKNVPNQSPVQNNSVRPQTQQVSIQQSVAVPFPNNGAGVQQTNNLGNQQQLPNREAVDFLITLRSQQSEQFPLQDNHLPQGISNFLQPTPVFGQAQNFQQNFNQIRPAENGGRQSNRVFRQESGVGNFGFNQNQNQNYQRFNTFVPIQSPRFFGSNRQNQGNPNSDLQQLLYQTGLNGRNHEDLNIVTKVLSLNHGVPFNNNISNRLPFDSRRHSRTN